A portion of the Enterobacter sp. SA187 genome contains these proteins:
- the rplJ gene encoding 50S ribosomal protein L10 — MALNLQDKQAIVAEVSEVAKGALSAVVADSRGVTVDKMTELRKAGREAGVYMRVVRNTLLRRVVEGTQFECLKDAFVGPTLIAYSMEHPGAAARLFKEFAKANAKFEVKAAAFEGELIPASQIDRLATLPTYEEAIARLMATMKEASAGKLVRTLAAVRDAKEAA, encoded by the coding sequence ATGGCTTTAAATCTTCAAGACAAACAAGCGATTGTTGCTGAAGTCAGCGAAGTAGCCAAAGGCGCGCTGTCTGCGGTTGTTGCGGATTCCCGTGGCGTTACCGTAGATAAAATGACCGAACTGCGTAAAGCAGGTCGCGAAGCCGGCGTATACATGCGTGTTGTTCGTAACACCCTGCTGCGCCGTGTTGTTGAAGGTACTCAGTTCGAGTGCCTGAAAGACGCGTTCGTTGGTCCGACCCTGATTGCATATTCTATGGAACACCCGGGCGCTGCTGCTCGTCTGTTCAAAGAATTCGCGAAAGCGAATGCAAAATTTGAGGTCAAAGCCGCTGCCTTTGAAGGTGAGTTGATTCCGGCGTCGCAGATCGATCGCCTGGCAACTCTGCCGACTTACGAAGAAGCAATTGCACGCCTGATGGCAACCATGAAAGAAGCTTCGGCTGGCAAACTGGTTCGTACTCTGGCTGCTGTACGCGATGCCAAAGAAGCTGCTTAA
- the rplA gene encoding 50S ribosomal protein L1: MAKLTKRMRVIREKVDATKQYDINEAIALLKELATAKFNESVDVAVNLGIDARKSDQNVRGATVLPHGTGRSVRVAVFTQGPNAEAAKAAGAELVGMEDLAEQIKKGEMNFDVVIASPDAMRVVGQLGQVLGPRGLMPNPKVGTVTPNVAEAVKNAKAGQVRYRNDKNGIIHTTIGKVDFDADKLKENLESLLVALKKAKPTQAKGVYIKKVSISTTMGAGVAVDQSGLTAVAN, translated from the coding sequence ATGGCTAAACTGACCAAGCGCATGCGCGTGATCCGTGAGAAAGTTGATGCGACCAAACAGTACGACATCAACGAAGCCATCGCTCTGCTGAAAGAGCTGGCCACCGCTAAATTCAACGAAAGCGTTGACGTTGCTGTTAACCTCGGCATCGATGCTCGTAAATCTGACCAGAACGTACGTGGTGCAACTGTACTGCCGCACGGTACTGGCCGTTCAGTTCGCGTAGCTGTATTTACCCAGGGCCCGAACGCTGAAGCAGCTAAAGCTGCTGGCGCTGAGCTGGTAGGTATGGAAGATCTGGCAGAACAGATCAAGAAAGGCGAAATGAACTTTGACGTTGTTATTGCTTCCCCGGATGCAATGCGCGTTGTTGGCCAGCTGGGCCAGGTTCTGGGTCCGCGTGGCCTGATGCCAAACCCGAAAGTTGGTACTGTAACGCCGAACGTTGCTGAAGCGGTTAAGAACGCTAAAGCGGGTCAGGTTCGTTACCGTAACGACAAAAACGGCATCATCCACACCACCATCGGTAAAGTGGACTTTGACGCTGACAAACTGAAAGAAAACCTGGAATCTCTGCTGGTTGCGCTGAAAAAAGCAAAACCGACTCAGGCGAAAGGCGTGTACATCAAGAAAGTTAGCATCTCCACCACCATGGGTGCAGGTGTTGCAGTTGACCAGTCTGGTCTGACTGCGGTGGCGAACTAA
- the rpoB gene encoding DNA-directed RNA polymerase subunit beta gives MVYSYTEKKRIRKDFGKRPQVLDIPYLLSIQLDSFQKFIEQDPEGQYGLEAAFRSVFPITSYSGNSELQYVSYRLGEPVFDVKECQIRGVTYSAPLRVKLRLVIYEREAPEGTVKDIKEQEVYMGEIPLMTDNGTFVINGTERVIVSQLHRSPGVFFDSDKGKTHSSGKVLYNARIIPYRGSWLDFEFDPKDNLFVRIDRRRKLPATIILRALNYTTEQILDLFFEKVVFEIRDNKLQMELVPERLRGETASFDIEANGKVYVEKARRITARHIRQLEKDDIKLIEVPVEYIAGKVAAKDYVDESTGELICAANMELSLDLLAKLSQAGHKRIETLFTNDLDHGAYISETIRVDPTNDRLSALVEIYRMMRPGEPPTREAAESLFENLFFSEDRYDLSAVGRMKFNRSLLRDEIEGSGILSKDDIIEVMKKLIGIRNGKGEVDDIDHLGNRRIRSVGEMAENQFRVGLVRVERAVKERLSLGDLDTLMPQDMINAKPISAAVKEFFGSSQLSQFMDQNNPLSEITHKRRISALGPGGLTRERAGFEVRDVHPTHYGRVCPIETPEGPNIGLINSLSVYAQTNEYGFLETPYRKVTDGVVTDEIHYLSAIEEGNYVIAQANTNLDEEGRFVDDLVTCRSKGESSLFSNDQVDYMDVSTQQVVSVGASLIPFLEHDDANRALMGANMQRQAVPTLRADKPLVGTGMERAVAVDSGVTAVAKRGGTVQYVDASRIVIKVNEDEMYPGEAGIDIYNLTKYTRSNQNTCINQMPCVSLGEPIERGDVLADGPSTDLGELALGQNMRVAFMPWNGYNFEDSILVSERVVQEDRFTTIHIQELACVSRDTKLGPEEITADIPNVGEAALSKLDESGIVYIGAEVTGGDILVGKVTPKGETQLTPEEKLLRAIFGEKASDVKDSSLRVPNGVSGTVIDVQVFTRDGVEKDKRALEIEEMQLKQAKKDLSEELQILEAGLFSRIHAVLVSGGVEAEKLDKLPRDRWLELGLTDESKQNQLEQLAEQYDELKHEFEKKLEAKRRKITQGDDLAPGVLKIVKVYLAVKRQIQPGDKMAGRHGNKGVISKINPIEDMPYDENGTPVDIVLNPLGVPSRMNIGQILETHLGMAAKGIGDKINAMLKQQQEVAKLREFIQRAYDLGSDVRQKVDLNTFTDEEVLRLAENLRKGMPIATPVFDGAKESEIKELLQLGGLPTSGQITLFDGRTGEQFERQVTVGYMYMLKLNHLVDDKMHARSTGSYSLVTQQPLGGKAQFGGQRFGEMEVWALEAYGAAYTLQEMLTVKSDDVNGRTKMYKNIVDGNHQMEPGMPESFNVLLKEIRSLGINIELEDE, from the coding sequence ATGGTTTACTCCTATACCGAGAAAAAACGTATTCGTAAGGATTTTGGAAAACGTCCGCAAGTGCTGGACATTCCATATCTCCTTTCTATCCAGCTTGACTCGTTCCAGAAGTTTATCGAGCAAGATCCTGAAGGGCAGTACGGTCTGGAAGCAGCATTCCGTTCCGTGTTCCCGATCACGAGCTACAGCGGCAACTCGGAACTGCAATACGTCAGTTACCGTCTTGGCGAGCCTGTCTTTGATGTAAAAGAATGCCAGATCCGTGGCGTGACCTACTCGGCACCGCTGCGTGTGAAACTGCGTCTGGTGATCTACGAGCGCGAAGCGCCGGAAGGCACCGTTAAAGACATCAAAGAGCAAGAAGTTTACATGGGCGAAATTCCGCTCATGACCGACAACGGTACCTTTGTTATTAACGGTACTGAGCGCGTTATCGTGTCTCAGCTTCACCGTAGTCCTGGCGTATTCTTTGACAGCGACAAAGGTAAAACTCACTCTTCAGGTAAAGTGCTGTATAACGCGCGTATCATTCCTTACCGCGGTTCATGGCTGGACTTCGAGTTCGATCCGAAAGACAACCTGTTCGTACGTATTGACCGTCGCCGCAAACTGCCAGCGACTATCATCCTGCGTGCACTGAATTACACCACTGAGCAGATCCTTGACCTGTTCTTTGAAAAAGTCGTCTTTGAAATTCGTGATAACAAGCTGCAGATGGAACTGGTGCCGGAACGCCTTCGTGGTGAAACCGCCTCCTTCGACATCGAAGCTAACGGCAAAGTGTATGTGGAAAAAGCGCGTCGTATTACCGCGCGTCACATTCGCCAGCTGGAAAAAGACGATATCAAACTGATTGAAGTCCCGGTTGAGTACATTGCAGGCAAAGTTGCCGCTAAAGACTACGTTGATGAGTCTACTGGCGAGCTGATTTGCGCAGCAAACATGGAACTCTCTCTGGATCTGCTGGCGAAGCTGAGCCAGGCCGGTCATAAGCGTATCGAAACGCTGTTTACCAACGACCTGGATCACGGCGCTTACATTTCTGAGACTATCCGTGTCGACCCAACCAACGATCGTCTGAGCGCGCTGGTTGAAATCTACCGCATGATGCGCCCAGGTGAACCACCGACGCGCGAAGCGGCTGAAAGCCTGTTCGAGAACCTGTTCTTCTCCGAAGACCGCTATGATCTGTCTGCGGTTGGTCGTATGAAGTTCAACCGTTCTTTGCTGCGCGACGAAATCGAAGGTTCCGGTATCCTGAGCAAAGACGACATCATTGAAGTGATGAAGAAGCTCATCGGTATCCGTAACGGTAAAGGCGAAGTGGACGATATCGACCACCTCGGCAACCGTCGTATCCGTTCCGTTGGCGAAATGGCGGAAAACCAGTTCCGCGTTGGTCTGGTACGTGTAGAGCGTGCGGTGAAAGAGCGTCTGTCTCTGGGCGATCTGGATACCCTGATGCCTCAGGATATGATCAACGCCAAGCCGATTTCCGCAGCAGTGAAAGAGTTCTTCGGTTCCAGCCAGCTGTCTCAGTTTATGGACCAGAACAACCCGCTGTCTGAGATCACGCACAAGCGTCGTATCTCCGCACTCGGCCCGGGCGGTCTGACCCGTGAGCGCGCAGGCTTTGAAGTTCGAGACGTACACCCGACTCACTACGGTCGCGTATGTCCAATCGAAACGCCTGAAGGTCCGAACATCGGTCTGATCAACTCCCTGTCCGTTTATGCACAGACTAACGAATACGGCTTCCTTGAGACTCCGTATCGTAAAGTGACTGACGGCGTGGTGACTGACGAGATCCATTACCTTTCTGCTATCGAAGAAGGTAACTACGTTATCGCTCAGGCGAACACCAACCTGGATGAAGAAGGTCGCTTTGTTGACGATCTCGTTACCTGCCGTAGCAAAGGCGAATCCAGCTTGTTCAGCAACGACCAGGTTGACTACATGGACGTTTCCACCCAGCAGGTGGTTTCCGTCGGTGCGTCCCTGATCCCGTTCCTGGAACACGATGACGCCAACCGTGCATTGATGGGTGCGAACATGCAACGTCAGGCCGTTCCGACTCTGCGCGCTGATAAGCCGCTGGTTGGTACTGGTATGGAACGTGCTGTTGCCGTTGACTCCGGTGTTACTGCTGTTGCTAAGCGTGGCGGTACTGTTCAGTACGTGGATGCTTCCCGTATCGTTATCAAAGTTAACGAAGACGAGATGTACCCGGGCGAAGCAGGTATCGACATTTATAACCTGACCAAATACACCCGTTCTAACCAGAACACCTGCATCAACCAGATGCCTTGCGTATCTCTGGGTGAGCCAATTGAGCGCGGCGACGTGCTGGCAGACGGTCCGTCCACCGACCTCGGTGAACTGGCGCTCGGTCAGAACATGCGCGTAGCCTTCATGCCGTGGAATGGTTATAACTTCGAAGACTCCATCCTTGTCTCCGAGCGTGTGGTTCAGGAAGATCGTTTCACTACCATCCATATTCAGGAACTGGCATGTGTGTCCCGTGACACCAAGCTGGGGCCGGAAGAGATCACCGCCGACATCCCGAACGTGGGTGAAGCAGCGCTCTCCAAACTGGATGAATCCGGTATCGTTTACATCGGTGCAGAAGTGACCGGCGGCGACATTCTGGTGGGCAAGGTGACGCCGAAAGGTGAAACCCAGCTGACGCCGGAAGAAAAACTGCTGCGTGCGATCTTCGGTGAGAAAGCGTCTGACGTTAAAGACTCTTCTCTGCGTGTGCCGAACGGCGTTTCCGGTACCGTTATCGACGTTCAGGTCTTTACCCGCGATGGCGTGGAAAAAGACAAACGTGCGCTGGAAATCGAAGAGATGCAGCTGAAGCAGGCGAAAAAAGACCTGTCTGAAGAATTGCAGATCCTCGAAGCTGGCCTGTTCAGCCGTATCCATGCCGTGCTGGTTTCCGGTGGCGTTGAAGCTGAGAAGCTCGACAAACTGCCGCGCGACCGCTGGCTGGAACTCGGTCTGACCGACGAAAGCAAACAAAATCAGCTGGAACAGCTGGCTGAGCAGTATGACGAACTGAAGCACGAGTTCGAGAAAAAACTCGAAGCGAAACGTCGCAAAATCACTCAGGGCGATGACCTGGCACCGGGCGTGCTGAAAATCGTTAAAGTGTATCTGGCCGTTAAACGTCAGATCCAGCCTGGTGACAAAATGGCGGGTCGTCACGGTAACAAGGGTGTTATCTCTAAGATCAACCCGATCGAAGATATGCCTTACGATGAAAACGGCACGCCGGTAGACATCGTACTGAACCCGCTGGGCGTACCGTCTCGTATGAACATCGGTCAGATCCTGGAAACTCACCTGGGTATGGCTGCTAAAGGTATCGGCGATAAGATCAACGCCATGCTGAAACAGCAGCAGGAAGTCGCGAAACTGCGCGAATTCATCCAGCGTGCTTACGATCTGGGCTCCGACGTTCGTCAGAAAGTTGACCTGAACACCTTCACTGATGAAGAAGTTCTGCGTCTGGCTGAGAACCTGCGTAAAGGTATGCCGATCGCAACGCCGGTATTCGACGGTGCGAAAGAGTCTGAAATCAAGGAACTGTTACAGCTGGGTGGCCTGCCGACTTCCGGTCAGATTACCCTGTTCGACGGCCGTACTGGTGAGCAATTCGAGCGCCAGGTTACCGTCGGCTATATGTACATGCTGAAACTGAACCACCTGGTTGATGACAAAATGCATGCGCGTTCTACCGGTTCTTACAGCCTGGTTACTCAGCAGCCGCTGGGTGGTAAGGCGCAGTTCGGTGGTCAGCGCTTCGGGGAGATGGAAGTGTGGGCGCTGGAAGCATATGGCGCGGCATACACCCTGCAGGAAATGCTCACCGTTAAGTCTGATGACGTTAATGGTCGTACCAAGATGTATAAAAACATCGTGGACGGTAACCATCAGATGGAACCGGGCATGCCGGAATCCTTCAACGTACTGTTGAAAGAGATCCGTTCGCTGGGTATCAACATCGAACTGGAAGACGAGTAA
- the secE gene encoding preprotein translocase subunit SecE: protein MSANTEAQGSGRGLEAMKWVVVAALLIVAIVGNYLYRDMMLPLRALAVVILIAAAGGVALLTTKGKATVAFAREARTEVRKVIWPTRQETLHTTLIVAAVTAVMSLILWGLDGILVRLVSFITGLRF, encoded by the coding sequence ATGAGTGCGAATACCGAAGCTCAAGGGAGCGGGCGCGGCCTGGAAGCGATGAAGTGGGTTGTTGTTGCTGCGCTGCTGATCGTGGCTATCGTTGGCAACTACCTTTATCGTGACATGATGCTGCCGTTACGCGCGCTGGCAGTCGTTATTTTAATTGCTGCAGCGGGTGGTGTCGCGCTGTTGACGACGAAGGGTAAAGCGACCGTTGCTTTTGCCCGTGAAGCGAGAACCGAAGTCCGTAAAGTGATTTGGCCAACTCGCCAGGAAACATTGCACACCACGCTGATTGTGGCAGCAGTTACTGCTGTTATGTCACTGATCCTGTGGGGACTGGATGGTATTCTGGTTCGCCTGGTATCCTTTATCACTGGCCTGAGGTTCTGA
- the rplL gene encoding 50S ribosomal protein L7/L12, whose protein sequence is MSITKDQIIEAVSAMSVMDVVELISAMEEKFGVSAAAAVAVAAGPAEAAEEKTEFDVILKAVGANKVAVIKAVRGATGLGLKEAKDLVESAPASLKEGVSKDDAEALKKSLEEAGAEVEVK, encoded by the coding sequence ATGTCTATCACTAAAGATCAAATCATTGAAGCAGTATCCGCTATGTCCGTAATGGACGTTGTAGAACTGATCTCTGCAATGGAAGAAAAATTCGGTGTTTCTGCTGCTGCCGCTGTAGCTGTTGCTGCTGGCCCGGCTGAAGCTGCTGAAGAGAAAACTGAATTCGACGTTATTCTGAAAGCTGTTGGCGCTAACAAAGTTGCTGTGATCAAAGCAGTACGTGGCGCAACTGGCCTGGGTCTGAAAGAAGCTAAAGACCTGGTAGAATCTGCTCCGGCCTCTCTGAAAGAAGGCGTGAGCAAAGATGACGCTGAAGCTCTGAAAAAATCTCTGGAAGAAGCTGGCGCTGAAGTTGAAGTTAAATAA
- the nusG gene encoding transcription termination/antitermination protein NusG produces the protein MSEAPKKRWYVVQAFSGFEGRVATSLREHIKLHNMEELFGEVMVPTEEVVEIRGGQRRKSERKFFPGYVLVQMVMNDASWHLVRSVPRVMGFIGGTSDRPAPISDKEVDAIMNRLQQVGDKPRPKTLFEPGEMVRVSDGPFADFNGVVEEVDYEKSRLKVSVSIFGRATPVELDFAQVEKA, from the coding sequence ATGTCTGAAGCCCCTAAAAAGCGCTGGTACGTCGTTCAGGCGTTTTCCGGTTTTGAAGGCCGCGTAGCTACGTCGCTGCGTGAGCATATCAAATTACACAATATGGAAGAGTTGTTTGGCGAAGTCATGGTGCCGACCGAAGAAGTGGTCGAAATCCGTGGTGGCCAACGTCGTAAGAGCGAGCGCAAATTCTTCCCGGGTTACGTTCTGGTTCAAATGGTCATGAACGATGCGAGCTGGCACCTGGTGCGCAGCGTACCGCGCGTGATGGGCTTTATCGGTGGGACGTCCGATCGTCCGGCGCCGATCAGCGACAAAGAAGTCGATGCCATCATGAATCGTCTGCAGCAAGTTGGCGACAAGCCACGTCCGAAAACGCTGTTCGAGCCGGGTGAAATGGTTCGCGTTAGCGATGGTCCGTTTGCAGACTTTAACGGTGTGGTTGAAGAAGTGGACTACGAGAAGTCCCGTCTTAAGGTATCTGTTTCCATCTTTGGCCGTGCAACGCCGGTAGAACTGGATTTTGCACAGGTAGAGAAGGCCTAA
- the rplK gene encoding 50S ribosomal protein L11 produces the protein MAKKVQAYVKLQVAAGMANPSPPVGPALGQQGVNIMEFCKAFNAKTDSMEKGLPIPVVITVYADRSFTFVTKTPPAAVLLKKAAGIKSGSGKPNKDKVGKISRAQLQEIAQTKAADMTGADVEAMTRSIEGTARSMGLVVED, from the coding sequence ATGGCTAAGAAAGTCCAGGCCTACGTCAAGCTGCAGGTTGCAGCTGGCATGGCAAACCCGAGTCCGCCAGTAGGTCCGGCTCTGGGTCAACAGGGTGTTAACATCATGGAATTCTGTAAAGCGTTTAACGCGAAAACTGATTCCATGGAGAAAGGTCTGCCGATCCCGGTTGTTATTACCGTTTACGCTGACCGTTCTTTCACTTTCGTTACCAAAACGCCTCCGGCAGCAGTTCTGCTGAAGAAAGCGGCTGGTATCAAGTCTGGTTCCGGCAAGCCGAACAAAGACAAAGTGGGCAAGATCTCCCGCGCTCAGCTGCAGGAAATCGCGCAGACTAAAGCCGCGGACATGACTGGTGCAGACGTTGAAGCGATGACTCGCTCCATCGAAGGTACCGCGCGTTCCATGGGCCTGGTAGTGGAGGATTAA